The window CTGGTTTCTGACACGACCGTGGTTTCCGGTTACTTTGACAGACTTTGCTTTATCTAtgatgataaatcgatttctatCGATTCTGTGTTGATTCCATGTGACGTCAGATGTGAatctatttaatattaaaaaaatgaatgtagGTGACGAGGGTaactaataaacaaacatttttttttcaaaattttctcgtAAACATGAACGAATAAAGTTATTAGGTTGATAAGAACTAAATTAGTATGTTTCCTTTGGCAATTTTacgaaattttaacaaatttagaCCAAGAATCTGCCGTGTGCCTAGTTGTCGGAGGTTCTGTTCAGATGACTGCGGCGAAGAAAGagtaagttgaaaatattttccatcataCACGTTAACACAATATAGATTTAAATAGTATACAGTCAATTAAcattctttcattttatttaatgaatttttttataatttaaataaattttttttaaatgtcaaaatttattcaacagTGACAGATAAATTAGAGcttgaaataaaaacttaaaacacattttttattatactaacatatttttttcgaacatattttgatagtagtatggaaataatttgtaatttttttgaaaatatttatttttttgtattcgcATCTCCATTCGGTTACAGTTGTAGCATACGATTTTTGGGAATGCGTTTTTCTGTATCTACATTTGTCAGATTGGAATACTACTCCGACATCCATAGTTAGatattgtcaaaattcaaaattttcaattccatttttacaaaatagagGTGCTACATTTTCGTTCTTTATTTCCAATACAATTATCTCAAGTTACCGATGTTTTCATTGCACGACCATTTTCTTTCCCAGCTTCTGATGGTTCTAATTTACAAGGCTATTATCTTTATTACTGCATTTCTAAACAGATGACACTCCAAACCACTGGTGTAGGTTGCGTAACCATAAATGCGGTCTTCTCCTTGGTCTCCGTTTACAATCCACTTTGTCTTGGACAATCAACTGTAAAAGGCGGTATTTGTCTCTAGTTTCCGTTTTATTTTTAACCGTAAAAACACTTCCTTCTTTTCCCCCGATCTCTGCAAAATTTCCATGCTGGTGATGTGCTCCGTCcaggatattttcaaaatacgccAATATATCTATATTTCGAAAGATTCCAGTATTTTTAAAGTAGTCTCGGTTGAAGTCCAAGCCTCTACACCAAAGAACAAAGCATAAAATATGTAGTATTCGACTAGTCATGGTTgtaattataaagaaatatctCTGCTGGTAGTTTCTTCATGTTGTTAAACGCAGGTCGAGTTTTTTCTAAACGTGATCGTATTTAAGATGCCTGGTTCCATTTCACCATACTGTGGTTCCGTTTCTACCCGATCTATGTCTAAACTTGACTTTTGCTAATACGCATATGTTtcgtttttgatatattcttcacTTGCACgtatattttttgcatattttatagCTCTTTATTGTTATTTGCTATAATTACTGCGCCGTCGTCATATCTAATGTTTCCTGATTCTTCTGTTTCTTCTAAATTCATTATGTAATAATTGGCAATGTTAGAGGTGATTAAGCACATTTTGATGGgaaatttacattttctttcaTGATTTTGGACCAATATCTGGTATATCTTTATCTATGTTTGCTTATTCCTCATGAAACATGCAGAAAATATTGACTGGCTTGTTATTTTAAGTTCTTTTATGATATTTTCAGGGTATTTTGAACAATTCCCTATAAGCAAATATTtagaatgtttcaattttctcCATTACTAGGAAGAGGTGCTATGTTGTCTTATCTACTGCCAAATCCAatacaaaaattccaacttatccATGTTTTCTTTGCACGTTCACCAATTCCAATATTGTTTCCTAGCTTTATCGGAAATTACAGCTATTTCTTATGATTCCTTTGCTCCATTTGAATTCATTATATGGTTAATAGTAATTCAAGCATACTTTGAAAGGAAATTATcgttttcattttgaattttcgacCAATATTGTGTGAGCTACATATATGTTTGCTAATTCTTTTTGAAATATGCAGAAATCATTGATTGATTTGTCTTCTAGGTTCCAACATTCGCATAATCATGTTTCAGggtattttgaacattttcctATAAGCCCATATCTAAAACGTTCCAATATACTTTCCATTGGAAAAAGGTGCTACATTGTCCTTATCTACTGCcagattcaataaaataatttcaacttatTGATGTTTTCTTTGCGGGTGCGTCAACTCCAATATTCTTTCCTAACTTTCCAAGTCTTTATCGGAAATTAGAGCCCTTTTTTATGATTCCTTTGCTCCATTTGTATTCATTATTTGATTGGTAGTAATGAGTGAGGTAATTTAGCATACTTCGAGaagaaatcattattttcatttagaatTTCCGACCAATATTGTGTGAACTACATATATGTTTGCTGATTCTTGTTTAAATATGCAGAAATCAATGATTAATTTGTCTTCCAGGATTGATACACTCGTATAATTATGTTTTAGGGTATTCTAAGCCCATACCtgaaatgtttcaatttacTTTCTTATTAGAAAGAGGTCTTTATCTACTGTAAACACCACACATCATTTTAATTTATCCATGTTTTCATTCCAAGAACtccaaaacttcaatttttccTCCCAGGTTTTTTTACCAGCTTTCCCAagtctttttttgaaattggagcTACTTCTTATGATTCCTCCGTTACATTTGTATTCATTGTATAATTACTAGTAGTGAGAGAGATGATTAAGCATAGTTTGAGAAGAAATCATCATTTTCTTTATGGATTCTGGACCAATTTTCTGTGAGCTACATATATGTTTGCACTTTCTTTTTGAACTAAccagaaattattgactggcTTGTTATTTTTAGCTCTATTAGAATCGATACATTCGTATGTTTATGTTTTCTGAATAATCTGAGCCTACTCTAGATCTCTAAGTCGGCttattcttctaaaatataatataaaaagtataGACTCATTCTGATCTCGAATCGTTACTTTGATACATACTATAATGATGTGTCTAGGGTATTCAGAGAATTTTCCTATTGGGtcaaatctcaaattttttttgtttagtttgaaatttacataaaacgaattttattataatttcatatttacataCAGGTGTACCACATGTCcaattttgatatagaaattaataaaataaaataataattttattctttacaGAAAGGGCTAATACTGGGCGTATACGAGGGAGAGAACAACGAGACCCTCTTTACAAAAGCGGCATCAAAATTCAACGATCATTCAGGCGGAAAATTAtacgaattattaaaaaagtaagTTTACTTTAccaattttctatattcaaaagATGTTCGATGACTTGAACTTATATTTCGCGTATTTTTCTCAAAGCTCTACGCGTGATTGTTCTTTATTTTCCCTTTAATACACTTTGCGTTATAAAAGTGGCCAGAAACTTCAATTGGCAGGGCCTGGGGTGAATTGgggggttattttgttttggtaCAAAAGGTATATTATTTCGTCTTCAACGTGATGTACAAAAGCAACTATTTTAGTGAGACAGTTGTTGATATATACCTCAGACTCTGCACTTTGCatgaaaactatatttttctttgatttccaAATAGGTAagtattcacaattttttgctAATTCCCACAATACGGTACTCATTGAGTATGGTATAATTTTCTCAAGGAAAACCCGGCTTCTTTGGCTTTTACTCTTCTTACCAGTCTGTTCTTTCtcgaataaaaattgtttttcaaagatTCAGATCTAGTATTCCTCCTTCACATTtggttaatattaataattttggtttaaaaaatacGAAACATGTTAGGAGTAGGGATGTGTCCAACCAATTTATGAATGCTTTTCCTCATTTACATCTTATTTTAACTTTAATACAACTGTCAGAGAAAAGATCTTGTTTAACTAGTgtgaggaaaaaattttttgctcaCAAATCCATTTTTAAATTCGCAAATTTTGTGGCAAAACAATCGCGAAATGCGTTAGAGGCAAgtatgttattaaaataattgttttaattctaGAGCTGGTAGCGATATTCGAAAGGGTCAAGCAAAAGTTTTCAACAATGTCGACAAGGAGTTCTGGGGCGTTGCCGTAGTTGGATTGGGAAGAGAAAATCTGGGTTACAATGAATTGGAAGCTATCGATGAAGGTCTGGAAGCTGTCCGGGAAGCGGCTGGAATGGGTGCTCAGCTCCTGAAAGAACAAGGCGCTACGAGAATTCTGGTAGAAGGATTAGGTCATCCGGAACAAGCAGCCGAAGGCACTGCATTAGCTCTATGGCGGTATCAGGAGAACAGATCCCGTCAATATTGGCAAGTGATACCAACTTTGGAGCTTTTCGACGATTGCGATGCGGAAAGTTTCCAACGAGGTTTGTTTAAGGCGGAATCTCAGAATTTAGCCAGGCGTTTGTCGGACACGCCAGCCAATCAAATGACGCCATTGCATTTCGCTCAAGAAGCCGTAAACGAGTTGTGTCCTTGCGGTATCAAAGTTATGGTACACGATAAGGATTGGATCGAATTGAAACGGATGAATGCGTTTCTTACTGTAGCTAGAGGATCCTGCGAACCGCCTGTTTTCCTGGAAATATCATACTGTGGAGCTCCTGTTGACCAAAAACCTGTTTTGATGGTTGGCAAAGGAATTACGTTCGATGCTGGTGGTTTGTGTTTGAAAAAATGCGAGGGTATGGGCCGATTCAGAGCCGATATGACAGGAGCAGCGGCTATAGTAGCTGCCATTCGAGCTGCTTCTGCCTTAAGTCTTCCAATAAACATTGACGCCGTTATTCCTCTATGTGAAAACATGCCGAGCGGAATGGCGATGAGAGTTGGTGACGTAATAATGAGTCTTAATAATAAATCTATCAGGATAACTGACACTGATAACGAAGGAAGACTTATATTAGCTGACGCTCTTATTTACGGTCAAGGTGTGTCTCATCCACGATTGATAATCGATGTCGCTAGCTTAACTCCCGGAGTCAGGGCTGCACTAGGTTCAGCAGCGTCCGGAGTATTTACGAATTCCCAAACTATGTGGTCGCAAGTTCGTAAAGCGGGCGTTATTACGGGTGACAGATGTTGGAGGCTGCCTTTATGgaaattctttattaaaaaagtgaCTCGTTTCCCGTCACACGATGTCGATAATAAAGGCTTGGGACACGGATCTAGTTGTCTGGGGGCAGCGTTTCTGAACGAATTTATAGATTGCGTCGACTGGATTCACTTCGATACAACTGGTGTAGGTTTTCACAGCGAACATAAAGTTTACTCCTATTTAACCAAGGGACGGATGACCGGTAGACCTACACGTACTTTGATTCAACTCCTTTATCAATTGTCTTGTCCGTCAGAGGGACAgcgaaaaattgaataaatcttCACAAATCAATgttacaaaacaattttttttttctcgacGTTTATCTAACCATTATAATTGAAAACCTATCCTGGAATCATGGCATGTAttaacatggaaaaaaattctttttccaaatattttctcGACGTATGCTAAAGTAACTAGGTAGGGAAGTGGGATTATCAAGGAAGATCGTTATTGTTATGAACAATGTacgattaaaatttttatttgggatGACTTAATAAAAAGACAGCTGGTCACTGTCAACCGATAGAAACGTTTTAAgcttaataatttttcaatatgctGTAGGTTTTACAATCCCTCTGACTAAATGTATCAGGCACATCTGAACTAACTTATAAGTCCCGCATTCGTCCTAAAATATATTAGTTGTAACTGATTATAATAGTGTGTTGTAACTGTTGTATCTGTCGAGCTTGTATTGTCCCTTGCTACTTACAATTATGGattgtaaatataaaactataaacaaataaatttattgaatcaaCAGAATTTTATTTGGAGGGCAGTGTAGGGCAAAGTGGGCTACTTTACATTTAGCGCCAAATCAAATTATTAGATTCTTGAAATATACTAACTCGTTCACGACCACGATCTTTCCAGTTCTACTTAGTTTATaaccaattttaaaacataGTTGAACTGGAGATGAAACTAAAGTTTAAACTGTGGTTTGAGCTCTAGTTTCTTAACCAAGAAGATTCCTATAATTTACCGTGGACCCAAAGGAGAGGCCCAACTAATATTAAACTGGTACCTTCTGCAacaaaaaagtgtaaaaaataCCTTTGAATTCATCTGGATCGACGATTAACCTGGAGCACACAGATACTAACCAAGAGATAGCAAACTATACTGGTTAATAGCCATTCTAGAAAGATTTCAATCGAAAGTACtcagaattattataaaagctCCTTGGTATGTACCCATCTTTTGTGACCTTAAGTCAgttgaagaagaaatatctTTCCCAAAAATAATCTTACAGCTTGGAAACCCATCCCAACACATTGAATCGATTTCTAATGAGAACTCCTTCTAAGCGAAGGCTTAGAAGGCATCTTTCGTGTGAATTGTCTGACAGATTTTAGTGTCATAGTGATTTTTTGGGAAATTTCCACCTGGGGGTGATTCTCCTACAAGACTTGCTTTAAACCATTCGctcattgtaaaattttatagagtgaaaataaaaaaagggttAAAAATCTTTCACACACACATTTAAAGTTGATTTGTTTAAGAAATttgtatatacaaaaacaaacaaataacaaaaaaagtgcaatttctttgaaataatacTTTCGATTAAGCTTATGAAGAAATAGTCGAATCCAAAAAAGTGATACAGTGaactgaaagaaaaagaaaaattagaggAAATTGGCAAGGGAATTTAATgatgataataacaaaaacggTCATGCTTTTGATAGAACcgcaacaaattaaaaaaaataatttgaaagattAGCTCTAGatcgaataactttttgttttatcgGAGCGTCGACAATGTTGATACTTTCTTCATCATCGTCGTCGAGTTCATCAATTATAAAGTGCAAATACGCAATCGTTCTACCAAAACATTTTGtaatattgtataaatttaacaatatgaaaaagttaGGTTCGGATCCTCCGTTTCATGTTAAACTACCTCCAGACCATCGCGCTCGAAACATTCCAATGCTGTTCCAAGTTTCTTATgcatatatatattataaagaaacTCTATTTATACACATTCTTCTGTTTTTGTGTAAATTTCCAGTCCCCAAGAGGGTTGTTGATCGTCGAACAAGAAAACATGTTGATAGTTCTTGAAAATAGCCAATTTACATAAtcaagattttatattttcacagaATAAAGTAAGATGGCCTTCAAATACGACGATATTATTAACAGTGGCGTCGATCATCTCTAAAGTATATATAGTTatacttctaaatgttcttaattttaggtttcttctatttcttttttaataatttttgaaacacttCATAATTACTCACTTCatacaataacaataatagGCCTAATAATGTCTCATTTTGCTGTCCTaattactactactattactaCAAAGACGAATCAGTAAAAGTTATACAGAATACACTGTTTCAAACAGtgtaccttcagtctctgaagacaataacttggttatcgaaacacagGCTAGACAGTGTAGTgagtgagtgttggtgtagtggtggtgtaaacagtgtattctgcatgaatatcaccaacggctccagaaattccagcttaagAACAACTAAGAGCTCAATATATACGCTTACGACTATAAGGTGGTTATTTGAAGGAGTTAAATTGAGTAAATTGGCTTGCTGTAACtcaatgttcattttttgtgaCTTCTCCATAAGCAAGAATGTTATTGCAAGGATATTGTTTGttcaattcaatagaaaatctTGTAATGGACAATTGGTATCATTGATTCTGTCAATTTGATAATCAGGTATAGTTTAGCGTATGGAAATTGTGTTTTCTTCGATGACTCAAAGGTACTAGATCAAACACTTCGCAGTGTTTGAAACTACAATTTTTCAactcttttcctttgcaatgaAATCCTTCATATCTCATACCCTCACAATCCTCATATTGGGATTCAGTACAAGATCGTTGTACATGTTTAGTtggatgaaaaattattgatgtgTAGTTTGGTTTAATTTGAATGGGTCCTGATGTAGGAATATTTTCCTCTGCACGGTTTGGTTTTTATATTGGTATTCGTATTCGTGTATCTGTATGTGCGTATGCTGGGTAAAGCATgagaatttaacaaaaaattactctCTGAAACAAACATATAGATTTCATCGACTGGCTTCGTTGAGGAAGGCAAAGAAAGTTGGTGCGGGATAATAAACTAGGAGAATAGAGAATATTTCTCTCGAAATTAAGATAAAATACTTAAACTAGTCCAAAGCTCTCACTAGAGCATACATGGATGAAGttttatatctacaatattTGACTTAAAAGTGAACAGTGAAAAATTATGTGATTAGCAAACGCCCACAGGTTGACCTAACGATTTTAGATCTAATAAAGCCGAGACAAACCGAAGGACCAAACCAAAGACGGTTCGAAACTAGCGCCAGCTGGACTGGAAAGTTCTGGACCAAAGTGCAAGTCCATACCTCCAGAAACATCACTCACCGTTTTTCCGGTAGAGTTGCTAGCAATAAACAAATGTGCTCAGAAACATCTCTAAAAAGCACATACAAATTCTCCCA of the Diorhabda carinulata isolate Delta chromosome 7, icDioCari1.1, whole genome shotgun sequence genome contains:
- the LOC130896498 gene encoding cytosol aminopeptidase-like, with the translated sequence MFPLAILRNFNKFRPRICRVPSCRRFCSDDCGEERKGLILGVYEGENNETLFTKAASKFNDHSGGKLYELLKKAGSDIRKGQAKVFNNVDKEFWGVAVVGLGRENLGYNELEAIDEGLEAVREAAGMGAQLLKEQGATRILVEGLGHPEQAAEGTALALWRYQENRSRQYWQVIPTLELFDDCDAESFQRGLFKAESQNLARRLSDTPANQMTPLHFAQEAVNELCPCGIKVMVHDKDWIELKRMNAFLTVARGSCEPPVFLEISYCGAPVDQKPVLMVGKGITFDAGGLCLKKCEGMGRFRADMTGAAAIVAAIRAASALSLPINIDAVIPLCENMPSGMAMRVGDVIMSLNNKSIRITDTDNEGRLILADALIYGQGVSHPRLIIDVASLTPGVRAALGSAASGVFTNSQTMWSQVRKAGVITGDRCWRLPLWKFFIKKVTRFPSHDVDNKGLGHGSSCLGAAFLNEFIDCVDWIHFDTTGVGFHSEHKVYSYLTKGRMTGRPTRTLIQLLYQLSCPSEGQRKIE